The DNA region CGCTCGCCGCGCACGTTGAAGGCGGCCAGGGTGCGGATGATCCACTCCTCGAGCGTGGCCACGAAGCGGCGCACGTCCGGTCCGCGCCGGCGCAGGTTGAGCATGACATAGGCCACACGCTGGCCGGGGCCGTGATAGGTCATCTGCCCGCCGCGGCCCGAATCGAACACCGGGAATCGGGCGTCGAGCACATCCTCGCGGTGCGCGCTGGTGCCGGCGGTGTAGAGCGGCGGGTGTTCAAGCAGCCAGACCAGCTCGGACGCCTGGCCGGCCGCGATGGCCTCGACCCGTGCTTCCATGGCAGCAACGGCGGCCTCGTAGGCCACCAACGCATCGGTCGCGCGCCACTCGACCGGCGCCATTCCGGGCGCCGCGGGGAAGCCGACCGTCAGCTCGTCACGTACGTTAACCACTCATTCACCATACCATGGTGACCTCGGTTCCAGCCCGCCGCCGCGCGCCGGGCGCAACAGGGAAGAACACGTGGCCACGCTCGATAAAGTCGCCGTCGATATCACCGTGGTGCTGGGCACCACCACCATGCCGATCCACCAGGTGCTGCGGCTCGGCCGCGGCGCCATCATCGAACTGGATGCCTCGGAAGACGACGCCGTCAAGATCCTCGCCAACAACCTCGGCGTCGCCAAAGGCACCGTCGTCGTCAACGGCAACAAGATCGCCGTCGAGGTCAACGAACTTCTGCCGCGCCCGCAGGACATGCGGTGAGGACTCCGGCCGCCCGCCGGCCGGCACCCTAACGGCTTGATCGGCTGTCGGAAATAGCGGGCGGATAATTCGCATTGGACGCTTCGGCGCTCTTGTCCCCCCGGACCCTATTTGCTAGATGGTCCGCCGTCTTCAGGACGCAAAGCCCTCGCGGGCCTTTGTGTCCAATCTTCCATGCGGTCGTGGCGGAATTGGTAGACGCACTGCCTTGAGGTGGCAGCGGGTAAAACCGTGGAGGTTCGAGTCCTCTCGACCGCACCAATCTTCTTTTTTGATATTGATTCTATGGGGCTTTTTTGGCCCCGGCCCTCACCTGGCTCTTAGGTGAGGGAATAGATGTTCGCTCGGCGTTCGCCAGCAGATGCCCGGCCTCGCGGGCGAGGCGGTCGCGGTCGGCGCTCTTGGTATAGAGCGCCGCCATGCTGTCGCTGGTCCAGCCGAACAGGGCCTTGAGCTGGGACACCGTGGCGCCGTTGTTGGCGGCGGTGGTGGCCGCGATCTTGCGCACGCCGTGCGCCGAACCCGGGACACCTGCCTCGTCGCAGGCTTCCCGGAAGAGGTTGCCGAAGCTCTCCTTGGTGAGCGGTTTGCCGTTGGCGCCGCAGATGAAGGTCACCTCGCCAGTGGGGCCAGCCTCCAGCGTCTTGGCGAGAATTGGCAGGACCGGCACCACGGCGGTAACCTGGAGGCCACTCTTCTCCGTGGGGATGCGGCCGACGCCGTTGCGTACATGTTGGCGGCCGTAGCGCACGGCATCGCCCCGGCGTAGCCCGCTGTAGAGCAGGACATCGAGCCAGACCCTCTGACGGGTCCCGAGCGGCCAGCGCTTCTGGAAAAGCGCGACATGCTCTTCGGTCCAAGGGACGAAGCCGTCGCCCTTCTTGCGGGGCGGGTTGCCGACGCCGTCGGTGGGGTCGACCTTCACGTGACCAGCCTCCTGCGCCCACCGGAAGAGGCCGCGCATGGCGTCGAGGAAATTCCGG from Pseudolabrys taiwanensis includes:
- the lipB gene encoding lipoyl(octanoyl) transferase LipB; translated protein: MVNVRDELTVGFPAAPGMAPVEWRATDALVAYEAAVAAMEARVEAIAAGQASELVWLLEHPPLYTAGTSAHREDVLDARFPVFDSGRGGQMTYHGPGQRVAYVMLNLRRRGPDVRRFVATLEEWIIRTLAAFNVRGERREDRVGVWVRRPDKGEGYEDKIAAIGIRVKQWVTLHGIALNVEPDLSHFTGIVPCGVQEQRYGVTSLADLGHLVSMAEVDMAMRTAFEELFGATAAAQAAAEAGTAS
- a CDS encoding FliM/FliN family flagellar motor switch protein; this encodes MATLDKVAVDITVVLGTTTMPIHQVLRLGRGAIIELDASEDDAVKILANNLGVAKGTVVVNGNKIAVEVNELLPRPQDMR
- a CDS encoding tyrosine-type recombinase/integrase, which codes for MPRPRPPHLQLQTTRHGKRVWYVRIGKGPRTRIRAEFGTPEFDTEYQAAITGNPRPQKDTPSAHSLAWLITRYRETTPWFALSMATRRQRENIFENVLKTAGSQPFAKITKATIVAGRERRASTPAQSRNFLDAMRGLFRWAQEAGHVKVDPTDGVGNPPRKKGDGFVPWTEEHVALFQKRWPLGTRQRVWLDVLLYSGLRRGDAVRYGRQHVRNGVGRIPTEKSGLQVTAVVPVLPILAKTLEAGPTGEVTFICGANGKPLTKESFGNLFREACDEAGVPGSAHGVRKIAATTAANNGATVSQLKALFGWTSDSMAALYTKSADRDRLAREAGHLLANAERTSIPSPKSQVRAGAKKAP